In the Candidatus Auribacterota bacterium genome, GGTCGGCGTGTTAGTCGGTGTCGGCGTTATCGTCGGGGTCTTGGTTGGGGTCGGTGTGATCGTCGGCGTAGGGGTCCGCGTCGGAGTCCGCGTAGGCGTGGGTGTCTTCGTCGGACAATGCACCACTGGTGGATTGACGTATGTCACAGGGAATTCGGCCTGGCTGGAAGCTCCAAGATAATTTGTATACGTGACCTCTGATCCCGGGTTGACATCGACCGGCTGATTAAGACAAGTATCCGGATCGCCGGTGATAGTAAATGTAATAGTGCTCACGCTGTTGATACTCAACAGGCCAAGTTGCCAGGTCAGCGTTTGCCCGTTGATGCTCGGCACCGGAGTGGCTGAATTTGCCACATATTGAACGCACGCCGGTAATATATCCGTCACCACCACGTTCTGACCGGCGATATTCATGATGCTGAACGCGATCGCCTGGTAGATCGCTGCGAGATCGGCGGGAGTGGGAGCCGGGTAATAGTCCCCGATCCCTGATGCCATTGTCTGCATCGTGCTTACCGCAAGAGTGACGCACTCCGGGTGGCCTTGCCCTGAAAGATTATTAAGGAAAATTGTGAATATAATTGCTCCTGCGGCCTTCGCTGTCGCTGCCTGGGCGATGGCGTCGTCCGTGCAGGCCGTGGCGACCGTGGGCCATGTGGTACAGCCGGATCCAGAGTGCTTTTCGTTCGCCACGCCGTCCGAAAGCACTATCATCACCGGAAGGGCGTCGGCGCGATGACGACTTGAGGTCAGCTCAGCCTGCGCATCGAACACACCGTCTCCGATGTTTGTGGTTCCCCCTGAGGAGAGGCCGTCTATATAAGTCTTAATCGTATTGAAAGTTGTGCTTAACGTGCGAAGCGTACCTGCATCGGTACTGTAGGGGACCATCCCCACCTGATCATACGTATTATTCAGCTGGTCGATGAAAAGCTTCGCTGCAGTTTTGCAGTTCGCGAGAGGAGTTCCTTCCATGCTCCCCGATGTGTCGATCACCATCATCACATCAAGTTTCTTGCGCTCGGTCAGGGGATCTCCCGCCCCGTTCACGGTGAGTGTTATCACCGCAGTTTCGCAGAGATCGCCCGGTGCCGCCTGTTTTGATGTAGTCAGGTGTGGCGGCACTGGGGTTGGGGTAGGGGTTCCACTAAGGGCCACGAGTTCCAGCGCTGCATAATCCTGATAATTCACCCCGACTTGCTTCTCAATGGTCGGGTTTGCGCTGTCCACAACCGAGTAATCACCTGCGGGCAAATCGGTGAACACAACCCGGCCGTTTGGACCTGTTGTTCCTTCGTCCACAAGTATTTTATCGCCCCCTGTCTTGTCGTATAGTTCATATCTTCTGCCGGGAATCGCTGGTTCCCCCTCATCCCTGATGCCATTACCGTTTAGATCCTCGAAGCCGACCCCTTCGATGAGAGAGTAGGGAGCACTGCCAAAATCAACAGACCAGTTTGTCCACGGGTAGCTGTCCGTTCGCTCACAGCTCTGGCTGCGTGGGGTACTGCTCTCCCAGTTTCCCCAGTCATTATTGTCGGTTGCGGTTAGTGTGTAGAGCCCATTGGCTGAGACAACGTCAGGGAAGGAGGCATTGCCATCTCCATCAGTCACCGCGGTGTACTGACTTCCGTCCGGAAGTGTCAGTGCAAACTCCCAGCCAGACAGGTTGGGTTCATCGCTATCCTGAATACCGTTGAAGTTTATGTCTTCAAACTGGTGGGCGATGAGAGCGTTGATTGCGGACTCCTCATCAAATTCCCCGGCAGCCGCTGGCGGCACCAGACCAATGGTTCCTAAGAGTGGGGTTCTAACTGGCAGCACAAATGCCGCGATGAGGATGATCGCAAATAGTATGGCGGCGATATACCCCACACGGATCCGCGGTATTGTAGAGCACCTTTGAAACCACATTGTATTTTTCACAATCCCTCCCTTATTGAAGTACATATGTTCCTCCCTTAATTCCTACTTGTTATGCTCGCGTAAGATTGCTTCCACCTTCTTCCTGACTTCCTCCAGAACCGGGGGCAACTCTTCCAGGAGCGATTCCTTGGGAACGTATGGGAACCCAAGTCTCGCAGCCTCGCTCATGTTTGATGAATTGTCGTACAAAGTGATAAACACGACCTGCGTCTGCGGGAAGCGCTCCTTCAGTATCCGGGCGAAATCAAAACCGTTCATCCCCTTCAGGTGAATATCCACGATCGCCAGGTGAGGAGGCTGCTTCTCCACGACCTTCAGAGCCTCCTCCGCTGAATCCGCTTCGCTGGTCACCTGAATGAAATCATAGTGCGATATCATATTCCGGAGAGACTTGCGGAATGTCGGATGATCATCCAGCACAAGTGTGCGCAGTCTATGCATAGCGGGGGGAATTATAAACCTATCCTGATAAATGTAAATACTGCCCGGAGGGGTAATTTTGACGGAATGAGGGGGGTATTTTTCAAAACAATATGCCGTACATGAGGGCAGGAATCTACAGCAGTTTCAGCGAGGGGCTGTTCCATTCTGTTACTGCCTGCGGCGCTTTGCCTTACACAAGAGGTACGTGTGGCATTACGACAGGAACAGATCGGTCATTCCCCGTAATGCAAAGCATCCTTACTCAGGTACAGGG is a window encoding:
- a CDS encoding response regulator transcription factor, whose amino-acid sequence is MHRLRTLVLDDHPTFRKSLRNMISHYDFIQVTSEADSAEEALKVVEKQPPHLAIVDIHLKGMNGFDFARILKERFPQTQVVFITLYDNSSNMSEAARLGFPYVPKESLLEELPPVLEEVRKKVEAILREHNK
- a CDS encoding VWA domain-containing protein, yielding MKNTMWFQRCSTIPRIRVGYIAAILFAIILIAAFVLPVRTPLLGTIGLVPPAAAGEFDEESAINALIAHQFEDINFNGIQDSDEPNLSGWEFALTLPDGSQYTAVTDGDGNASFPDVVSANGLYTLTATDNNDWGNWESSTPRSQSCERTDSYPWTNWSVDFGSAPYSLIEGVGFEDLNGNGIRDEGEPAIPGRRYELYDKTGGDKILVDEGTTGPNGRVVFTDLPAGDYSVVDSANPTIEKQVGVNYQDYAALELVALSGTPTPTPVPPHLTTSKQAAPGDLCETAVITLTVNGAGDPLTERKKLDVMMVIDTSGSMEGTPLANCKTAAKLFIDQLNNTYDQVGMVPYSTDAGTLRTLSTTFNTIKTYIDGLSSGGTTNIGDGVFDAQAELTSSRHRADALPVMIVLSDGVANEKHSGSGCTTWPTVATACTDDAIAQAATAKAAGAIIFTIFLNNLSGQGHPECVTLAVSTMQTMASGIGDYYPAPTPADLAAIYQAIAFSIMNIAGQNVVVTDILPACVQYVANSATPVPSINGQTLTWQLGLLSINSVSTITFTITGDPDTCLNQPVDVNPGSEVTYTNYLGASSQAEFPVTYVNPPVVHCPTKTPTPTRTPTRTPTPTITPTPTKTPTITPTPTNTPTKTPTITPTPTNTPTITPTPTNTPTKTPTITPTPTKTPTITPTPTDTPTITPTPTDTPTVTPTPTDTPTITPTPTKTPTITPTPTKTPTITPTPTNTPTITPTPTRTPTITPTPTKTPTITPTPTKTPTITPTPTETPTQTPTETPTQTPTETPTITPTPTETPTQTPTETPTQTPTETPTITPTPTETPTETPTETPTQTPTETPTITPTPTETPTETPTETPTQTPTETPTQTPTETPTQTPTETPTQTPTETPTKTPTITPTPTKTPTLTETPTVTPTPTPTRPDGTVTPLIVTTPTPTPCFCETLQVELSDEKASSGEYVTISACIPPVTAPPADVYLLVRTPIGDFYSVRYDGVVLKGASPYVRGYANPNHSCRVLYVHRVCKVPRTGDYTVALILMPAGMPLQLKGAVDFDWKPISIIR